The nucleotide window AAGCTGAATCTTATCGCTCCGTCCAATTCATTCTGACTCAGTCCCATACATGAAAGAACTCTGCTGTTTCCTTTTTTGGAAGAACATGCCGACCCTGTTGACACGTAAATTTCATTCATCCCGAGGAAATGAGTAAGCACTTCTCCTTTCGTTCCTCTAAATGACACATTTAACACTTTCGGACTTGATTTTCCCATATCAAACAAAGAATTTATACGAATATCGCTTATATTTTCCTCTATTTTCTTTGCAAATTCAACTTTAAGATTTTGCAAATATTCCATATCTTTCTTATAATTTTTATCCAGTAATTCCACAGCTTTTGCAAATCCGAGTATCAGTTCCGTAGGCATCGTTCTTTTTGCTATACCGTTTTCGGAATTTGAGCCGTAAATAACATTTGTCAGTTTTACTCCGTCGGCTACGTATACTGCTCCTATACCTTTTGAAGCATAAATTTTATGTCCGCTTACAGTTATCGCATCTACAGGAATTTTATCAAATTTTATATCCGTACACCCGAATCCCTGTACAAAATCCGTATGAAAATAAATATCTTTACTTTTACTTTTTATAATCTTCGCTATTTTCTCCAAATCCTGTACAGAGCCGACTTCACTGTTCACAGTTCCTATGGAAACCAGTAAAGTATCTTCTCTCAATATCTTTTTCAACTGTTCCAAATCTACGTATCCGTCTTTATCCACATCAAGAAAGTCCACTTCAAAGCCCTTCGATTCGTAATTTTTGAATGTTTCATATACTGACGGATGCTCGATTTTTGTTGTAATAAGATGTTTTTTCGTCTTGGAATTTACTTCAACAATTCCCTGTAAAACAAGGTTATTCCCGTCAGAACCTCCCGCAGTAAAGTAAATTCTTTCAGGCGATACTCCCAAAAAACTTCCTACTGTTTTTCTCGCATTTTTTATTTTCAAAAATATTCCGTGAGAAAATTCATGTATCGCATCAGGATTGGCATAACTGTTTTTCATTATTTCTATCATTGTATTTACTACTTCTTCTTTGGGCTTTGTACTTGCCGCATTGTCTAAATATATCATTATTCTGCCTCTTTCTTTAAATTTTCAATTTTTAGACTCAATTTTTCCATTTTTTGAGCCTATAAATTTTTTTAGACTCAATTTTTCCATTTTTTGAGCCTATAAATTTTTTTAGACTCAATTTTCTCATTTTTTAAGCCTATAAATTTTTTTAGACTCAATTTTCTCATTTTTTAAGTCTATAAGTTTTTATTATTTAAAAATATTAAGATATTCATTCATAATATAAATTCGATTACGGGTATTTCCTGTCATTTCTATTATAAAGCCCTGTTTTAGCATTGATATAACTGCTCTATTAATTGTTGCTTTGCTTATTTCCAATTTTGTTACTAATTCAGAAGTTTCCTGAATAGGATTTTCATAAAAACTTGAAAGTATTTGTCTTATATTTTGGCTTTTTCCTGATATTTTATCAATATTATTATTCATTTTTTCTACAAAATTAACAGCTTTTTCAAATTTTATTCTTGCAGATTTAGCAGTTTCAATAGTTGCTTTCAAAAAAAATATTATCCATTCTTCCATATTGTTATATAACCGGACACGATTTAAAGAATCATAATATTCTGTTCTGTGCTGCTCAAAATAATCGGAAATATAAAAACAAGGTTTGCTCAATAATCCTGAACTCAACAAATACAACGGTATTATTATTCTTCCTGTTCTTCCGTTACCATCTAAAAACGGATGAATGCTTTCAAACTGATAATGTATCATTGCAATTCTGATTAACTTCGGAACATATATCTCATCATTATGAATAAATTTTTCCATATCCGATATTAAATCCTGAATATGATGCTGAGCAGGCGGAACATAAACGGCATTGGAAGGCATACTTCCTCCAATCCAATTTTGACTTATTCTGTATTCTCCCGGAGTTTTTCTTTCTCCTCTTACACCTTTTATTAGCTCTCTATGAATTTCTTTTATTAATCTTGAACTCAAC belongs to Pseudoleptotrichia goodfellowii and includes:
- a CDS encoding cysteine desulfurase family protein, producing the protein MIYLDNAASTKPKEEVVNTMIEIMKNSYANPDAIHEFSHGIFLKIKNARKTVGSFLGVSPERIYFTAGGSDGNNLVLQGIVEVNSKTKKHLITTKIEHPSVYETFKNYESKGFEVDFLDVDKDGYVDLEQLKKILREDTLLVSIGTVNSEVGSVQDLEKIAKIIKSKSKDIYFHTDFVQGFGCTDIKFDKIPVDAITVSGHKIYASKGIGAVYVADGVKLTNVIYGSNSENGIAKRTMPTELILGFAKAVELLDKNYKKDMEYLQNLKVEFAKKIEENISDIRINSLFDMGKSSPKVLNVSFRGTKGEVLTHFLGMNEIYVSTGSACSSKKGNSRVLSCMGLSQNELDGAIRFSFSYENTLKEIDKVVEVLKKSVDQIRKMK
- a CDS encoding Fic family protein, which encodes MYKRINENEAENYKAGIYENHKDYKSFLPSKINFQWEWSNPKLNILLEEANLEIGNLKSYSELVPNIDIYIKMHIRMEASKSNRIEGTQTSIEEELMPIQDVSPEKRNDIKEVQNYVDALQYSVDKIIKEDFPLSSRLIKEIHRELIKGVRGERKTPGEYRISQNWIGGSMPSNAVYVPPAQHHIQDLISDMEKFIHNDEIYVPKLIRIAMIHYQFESIHPFLDGNGRTGRIIIPLYLLSSGLLSKPCFYISDYFEQHRTEYYDSLNRVRLYNNMEEWIIFFLKATIETAKSARIKFEKAVNFVEKMNNNIDKISGKSQNIRQILSSFYENPIQETSELVTKLEISKATINRAVISMLKQGFIIEMTGNTRNRIYIMNEYLNIFK